Sequence from the Pararhizobium gei genome:
TGCCGATTTCCGAAGCATCACAGGAACTCCGATGATTTTTTCCTCCGATAACTGGGCTGGCGCCCATCCTCTGATTGCTGAGAGCCTTGTCAAGGCCGCAGGCGGCTTCGCTTCGGCCTACGGGACCAGCGATCTGGACAGAAAGGTCGAAAAAAAGCTGTCCGAGATATTCGAACGGGAGATCGCAGTCTTCTTCGTCGCAACGGGCACGGCTGCCAACTCGCTCGCACTTGCCAGCGCCAATCGCCCGGGGGGCCATGTTTTCTGCCACCGGGAAGCGCATATCAATGTTGACGAGTGTGGTGCGCCGGAGTTCTTTTCCCACGGCAGCCGGATGGCACCGGTGGATGGTCCGCTCGGCAAGATGGACCCGATCAAGCTCGAAACAGCGATCAGACGACTACCGCCGGGCTTCGTGCATGGCGGCCAGCCCATGGCGATCACGCTGACGCAGGCAACAGAAGCCGGAACAGCCTATGGCCTCGACGAAATCGACGCGATCGCCGGCATCGCGAAATCGTCTCATCTGCCGCTTCACATGGACGGTGCCCGCTTTGCTAATGCCCTGGTGACGCTGGACACTACACCAGCGGACATGACCTGGAAGCGCGGCGTCGATCTGCTTTCCTTCGGCGGCACGAAGAACGGATGCTGGTGCGCCGAAGCCCTGATCCTTTTCGACAACACCAAGGCCGAGGAAATGCACTACCTGCGCAAACGCTCCGCGCAGCTGTTCTCCAAGTCCCGCTTCATCGCGGCTCAATTCGATGCCTATCTGGAAAATGATCTTTGGCTGGATCTCGCACGCCACGCAAACACCATGACGCGAAGGCTCATCGAAGGCGTCGGAGCATCCGGCAATGCCAAACTGGCATGGCCGAGCGATTCAAACGAGCTTTTCATCATCTTGAAAAAGGATACGGCCAGAACGCTGAGGGAGAATGGCGCGGTCTTTTACGACTGGCCTGTGCCGCAGATGCTCGTCGGAACCTTGAGCGAAGATGAAGGCCTTCACCGCCTTGTCACCAGCTTTGCCACAACCAGTGAGGACATCGATCGGTTTGTGGCTGCCTGTTAGAATGGACTCGCCGCGTCACCGACGGGCATCGCCGAGGTCTGACATAGTTTGCACGAAAACGGCGCCCTCTCGGACGCCGTTGCTTATGCCTGTCGCGACTGCGCGCCTTAGTTGGCGCTGGCGTCGATCTGGGCTTGCTCGACCTGGGTCGCTTCGATCTGTCGTGCCTGGGAAGGCGCAGCAACGATCTCGATGCGGCGCGGCTTGGCCGCTTCCGGAATCTCGCGCTTCAGATCGATATGCAGCAGTCCGTGCTTCAGCGATGCCGAATGAATTTCGACATGGTCGGCAAGCTGGAAGCGTCGCTCGAAGGCGCGCTTGGCGATACCACGATACAGGAACTGGTTTTCTGCGGTCTTTTCTTCGCTCTTCTCGCCCTTGACGGTCAGCGTGTGTTCGCGCGCTTCGATGGACAACTCGGTCTCGTCGAAGCCGGCGACGGCCATGGTGATCCGATAGGTCGTCTCGCCCGTCCGCTCGATATTGTAGGGCGGATAGGTCTGCGCTTGGTCCGGCTGACCGAGACTGTCAAGCATGGTGAAGAGACGGTCGAAACCGACGGTGGAACGATAAAGGGGGGAAAAATCAACGTGACGCATGGTGTCCTCTCTTGAGCAACTTTGGTGCGATGTGACGCGGCCACCCCGAAAGCGGCGGTGGCAGAGCCGGTTGGCGAGCCCGTTTACGGCGCCCGCAGCAATGAGATGGGAATTGCCCCACAGGCCGTCAAGGCCCCGGCCGCAAAACCATCGGGCTGTTTATAAATGCAGGATGAACGGTGGGTTCCACCTCCGTTCAGCTTTGTCGCCGTAGACTTCGGACATCGGAATACAAGACGGCTGCACGGTGAACGTCCCTTCTCCCGATGCTTTCGGCTTGTCCCGAATGACTGCCTGGCCGGGAACGATATCGTCCCCCTTTGTTCCCGGCCTCTTTTCAAGCTTTTTCGAGGTGAGCGACGACGCGCGCGGTAACCTAGCTGCACCTTTCTTTAACCGCAATCGATCAAGAATGGTGGAGATTGCCGCCGGACGAAGATAAAAACCATGACGCCCGTTCTTCATGCCACTCCCGACAATCCGATCCCGGGCAACCACATCGTTGGTTACTTCGAGGGCGTCGACGGTCGAAAGATCCGCTACGCGATCTTCAAATGCGCGGATCCTTTTTCGAAGGGCACCGTGGTTCTGCTGCAGGGCCGAAATGAATCGATCGAGAAATATGCCGAGACGATCGGCGAGATGACCGACCGCGGGCTCTGGGTTGCCACATTCGACTGGCGCGGGCAGGCGGGATCGGAGCGAATTCTGAAGAACAAACCCCGCCGGGGCCATGTGCGTCGCTTCTCCGACTATGAACGCGACCTGTCGATCTTTCTTGAGCGCATCGTTCTGCCCGACACCCGCCTGCCGTTCTTCATGCTCGCGCATTCGATGGGCGCCTTGGTTGCGCTGTCACAGGCGCCACTGCTCACCACCCGTATCGACCGTCTTGTTGTGCTCGCCCCCTTTATCGCCCTTGGCGGGCAAAAATTCGGGCACGGGACGATCAGCCTTCTTGCCGCTGCCTTGAGCCTCTGCGGCCTTGGCTTTTTGCCCATGACCAGTGACAAAGGGCCGCTGCCTTTTTCGGCCAATCTGCTCACGTCGGATGCCACGCGCTTTGCTCGCAACAGGAATATCACCGATTCCCATCCGCACCTTTCGCTCGGTCCCCCGACAGCGCGCTGGTTGCACGAGGCCTTCAAGGCGATCCGGCGTGTATCCTCGCGCGAGCACCTGACGAAAATACGCGTCCCGACCGTGGTGCTGGCGCCGACCCGGGATCGGCTCGTGCCGCATCTCGAGGTGGAAAACCTCGCCAGCAATTTTCGTGCCGGACACATGATCCCGATCGACGGCGCCCGTCACGAATTGATGCAGGAAGCTGATTATTACCGGGCGCAGGCTCTTGCTGCGATCGAAGCCTTCATCCCCGGCAGCACGGCCAATGCACCGGCTATGGAGACAATCGAGGAAACGGTTGGCAACGGCATCGAAGTCTCAACCGCCTAGTATGGCCAAGGCCTGTTCGTAAACCTCGCGGCTGCCGGCGGCAAGTATCTCGCCACCCATTTCCGGCCGCCCGCCATTCCAATCCGTGACAATGCCCCCTGCCTGCTCGATCAGCGGGATCAATCCCCCGACATCATACGGCTTCAGACCACACTCGATGACCAGGTCGATATGCCCGGCGGCAAGTAGCGCGAAGGCGTAGCAGTCGCAGCCATAACGCGCGAGTTGCACCTTGCTCTGGACCGCTTCGAACCGGGTTTTCAGGTCGCCGGTGTAAAGGTGCGGCGAGGTGGTGAACAGGATCGCCTGCGAAAGATCGGCACAGGCGCGCGTTGAGATCTTCCCGGCCCCGTCACGGCCGCGATAGAATGCATTCGTGCCATCGGCAAAATAGCGTTCTTCGGTAAACGGCTGATCCATCAGCCCCATGACCGCCCGACCCTTATGATAAAGCCCGATCAGCGTGCCCCAGACCGGCAGACCGGAGATAAAGGCCCGTGTGCCGTCGATCGGGTCGATGACCCAGACATAGTCCCGGTCGAGCCCGGTGCTGCCGAACTCTTCTCCAAGGATGCCATGATCGGGAAAATGGCTTTCGATCAGCGCACGGATCGCCGCTTCCGCCGCCCTGTCTCCCTCGGTCACCGGATCGAAACCGGCTGCCTCCTTGTTGGAAACACTGATGCCCATTCGGAAACGCGGCAGAGTCTCGGCCTTGGCGGCATCCGCCAGGCGATCGAAAAATTCACGGTCCGGCAGCATGAAACCTCACGAAAAATCGAAGGATGGATGGCTCAGTCTGCTTAGGACAGTTTTTTTAAAAAAAGAAGTCCAGAGGCAAAAATTAGCAAAACAGAAAAAAACCGTGATCCAGAGAGAAAAAATCGAAGCCATCGAAGAAGAACATCGATCATAACACATGGAACAGAGGGAAATTTGCCGAATGTGGCACTTTTCAGCAAATCCGGACCCGGGGCAGCGCAACAAAACGGGATATATCCCGCTTGACAATGGTGCACTGCAATATTAGCTTTGTTCTACGGTCACTTGTGGCCGTAGATACCCTCCTTGGGTGTTTCCTCCCTAGACTTAGCCGCGCCCCCAAGCGCGGTTTTTTTTGGGGTCAATAAGGGGATCATGCTGACAGTGCGCCGGGCAAAGCTATTCGGCAGCCATTGATGTGATGCCGGAATATTTCTCGACATGCGCTGCGAGGCCGGCAAGAAATATGCCTATGGTCTTCGCAAGCAAGGGAAACTCCTTCTTCTTGCGAAGCGTCGCCTCGTCTACATAGAGACCGCGGTTGATTTCGATCTGCAGCGCATGAAGCCCACGGGCGGGGCGGCCGTAATGTTCGGTAATAAACCCGCCGGCATAGGGCTTGTTGCGGGAAACGGAAAAACCCAGATCCTCCAGCAGCGACACCGCCGCGCGAGAAAGATCGGCGCCGGCACTGGTGCCATAGCGATCGCCGACGATGAAATCCGGCCGCTGGCCCGTGCCTGCCAGCCGGATATTGCCGGGCATGGAATGGCAATCGATCAGCACTGCCAGCCCGAACCGCACATGGGTCCGTGCGATCAGCCTGCGCAAGCAGGCGTGATAGGGTTTGTAGATGGTTTCTATCCGCTCCAGCGCCTCCTTGACCGGAAAGCGGCCGCGATAGATCTCCATATTTTCAGCCACGAGCCGGGGCACGGTGCCGAGTCCGCCCGCCACCCGCAGCGAGCTTATATTCGCATGCGCAGGCAGCGGCCCGTCGAACATGCGGGGATCAAGTTCGTAAGGCTCACGGTTGACATCGAGAAAGGCGCGCGGGAAATGCGCCAGCAGCAGCGGCGCCCCAAGATCGATCGCAGACTGAAACAGCTCGTCGACGAAATGATCTTCCGATCGGCGGATCGAGACGTCGTCCAGTCGCGACT
This genomic interval carries:
- the hisN gene encoding histidinol-phosphatase, with the translated sequence MLPDREFFDRLADAAKAETLPRFRMGISVSNKEAAGFDPVTEGDRAAEAAIRALIESHFPDHGILGEEFGSTGLDRDYVWVIDPIDGTRAFISGLPVWGTLIGLYHKGRAVMGLMDQPFTEERYFADGTNAFYRGRDGAGKISTRACADLSQAILFTTSPHLYTGDLKTRFEAVQSKVQLARYGCDCYAFALLAAGHIDLVIECGLKPYDVGGLIPLIEQAGGIVTDWNGGRPEMGGEILAAGSREVYEQALAILGG
- a CDS encoding Hsp20 family protein, with amino-acid sequence MRHVDFSPLYRSTVGFDRLFTMLDSLGQPDQAQTYPPYNIERTGETTYRITMAVAGFDETELSIEAREHTLTVKGEKSEEKTAENQFLYRGIAKRAFERRFQLADHVEIHSASLKHGLLHIDLKREIPEAAKPRRIEIVAAPSQARQIEATQVEQAQIDASAN
- a CDS encoding N-formylglutamate amidohydrolase, with translation MTQDVSETAPFEVREPVLHRIPFVFNSPHSGRSYTRAFLQQSRLDDVSIRRSEDHFVDELFQSAIDLGAPLLLAHFPRAFLDVNREPYELDPRMFDGPLPAHANISSLRVAGGLGTVPRLVAENMEIYRGRFPVKEALERIETIYKPYHACLRRLIARTHVRFGLAVLIDCHSMPGNIRLAGTGQRPDFIVGDRYGTSAGADLSRAAVSLLEDLGFSVSRNKPYAGGFITEHYGRPARGLHALQIEINRGLYVDEATLRKKKEFPLLAKTIGIFLAGLAAHVEKYSGITSMAAE
- a CDS encoding alpha/beta fold hydrolase, producing the protein MTPVLHATPDNPIPGNHIVGYFEGVDGRKIRYAIFKCADPFSKGTVVLLQGRNESIEKYAETIGEMTDRGLWVATFDWRGQAGSERILKNKPRRGHVRRFSDYERDLSIFLERIVLPDTRLPFFMLAHSMGALVALSQAPLLTTRIDRLVVLAPFIALGGQKFGHGTISLLAAALSLCGLGFLPMTSDKGPLPFSANLLTSDATRFARNRNITDSHPHLSLGPPTARWLHEAFKAIRRVSSREHLTKIRVPTVVLAPTRDRLVPHLEVENLASNFRAGHMIPIDGARHELMQEADYYRAQALAAIEAFIPGSTANAPAMETIEETVGNGIEVSTA
- a CDS encoding threonine aldolase family protein, with the protein product MIFSSDNWAGAHPLIAESLVKAAGGFASAYGTSDLDRKVEKKLSEIFEREIAVFFVATGTAANSLALASANRPGGHVFCHREAHINVDECGAPEFFSHGSRMAPVDGPLGKMDPIKLETAIRRLPPGFVHGGQPMAITLTQATEAGTAYGLDEIDAIAGIAKSSHLPLHMDGARFANALVTLDTTPADMTWKRGVDLLSFGGTKNGCWCAEALILFDNTKAEEMHYLRKRSAQLFSKSRFIAAQFDAYLENDLWLDLARHANTMTRRLIEGVGASGNAKLAWPSDSNELFIILKKDTARTLRENGAVFYDWPVPQMLVGTLSEDEGLHRLVTSFATTSEDIDRFVAAC